Proteins from one Pygocentrus nattereri isolate fPygNat1 chromosome 16, fPygNat1.pri, whole genome shotgun sequence genomic window:
- the mob1bb gene encoding MOB kinase activator 1Bb gives METTGTSLSGQMVCRSAAQPAINPRTAEARLSWELEGASPPAPPSHETMSFLFGNRSSKTFKPKKNIPEGSHQYELLKHAEATLGSGNLRMAVMLPDGEDLNEWVAVNTVDFFNQINMLYGTITDFCSEDSCPVMSAGPKYEYHWADGTNIKKPIKCSAPKYIDYLMTWVQDQLDDETLFPSKIGVPFPKNFMSVAKTILKRLFRVYAHIYHQHFDSVMQLQEEAHLNTSFKHFIFFVQEFNLIDRKELAPLQELIEKLTTKDR, from the exons ATGGAAACGACTGGAACGAGCCTCTCCGGTCAGATGGTCTGTAGATCAGCAGCGCAGCCGGCCATAAACCCCCGAACAGCAGAAGCGCGGCTGAGCTGGGAGCTGGAGGGAGCCTCCCCGCCTGCACCACCTTCACACGAGACGATGAGCTTCTTATT TGGAAATCGCTCGTCTAAGACGTTCAAGCCGAAGAAGAACATCCCGGAAGGTTCTCATCAGTATGAGCTGCTGAAACATGCGGAGGCCACGCTGGGCAGCGGGAACCTGCGGATGGCCGTGATGCTGCCGGACGGAGAAGACCTCAACGAATGGGTGGCTGTGAACA CGGTGGACTTCTTTAATCAGATCAACATGCTGTATGGGACCATCACAGACTTCTGCTCTGAGGACAGCTGTCCGGTTATGTCAGCGGGACCCAA ATATGAGTATCACTGGGCAGACGGGACCAACATCAAGAAGCCAATCAAATGCTCTGCTCCAAAATACATAGACTACCTGATGACCTGGGTGCAGGACCAGCTGGACGACGAAACACTCTTCCCTTCCAAAATAG gtgTCCCCTTCCCTAAAAACTTCATGTCTGTGGCAAAGACCATCCTGAAGCGTCTGTTCAGGGTCTATGCTCATATTTACCACCAGCACtttgactcggtcatgcagctacaggaagagGCCCACCTCAACACCTCCTTCAAACACTTCATCTTCTTCGTACAG GAGTTTAACCTGATCGACAGGAAGGAACTTGCACCCCTTCAAGAGCTAATTGAGAAACTGACAACGaaggacagatag
- the cacfd1 gene encoding calcium channel flower homolog isoform X2, giving the protein MSSEEATAPAKAASDDDGMSWWYRWICKIAAVLGGISCAVMGVWNCVTVHPLNIAAGVWMVLTACVLFICEVPFCCQFVEFANAVADRADRMRPWQKALLYCGMALIPIFLSLTLTTLFGNAIAFATGVLYGLASLGKNRVPWLMSP; this is encoded by the exons ATGAGCTCAGAGGAGGCCACAGCTCCAGCCAAAGCAGCCAGCGATGACGACGGCATGTCATGGTGGTACCGGTGGATCTGCAAAATTGCTGCTGTCCTGGGTGGCATCT cgtGTGCGGTGATGGGGGTTTGGAACTGTGTGACGGTGCACCCCTTAAATATCGCCGCAGGAGTCTGGATGGT GTTGACGGCGtgtgtgctgtttatctgcGAGGTGCCGTTCTGCTGTCAGTTCGTGGAGTTTGCGAACGCGGTGGCGGACCGGGCGGACCGCATGCGGCCCTGGCAGAAAGCGCTGCTCTACTGTGG gaTGGCCCTCATCCCCATCTTTCTGAGTCTCACCCTGACCACTCTGTTTGGGAACGCCATCGCCTTCGCCACAGGAGTGCTCTACGGACTCGCGTCCCTTGGCAAAAA TCGTGTGCCCTGGCTAATGTCTCCCTAA
- the cacfd1 gene encoding calcium channel flower homolog isoform X1 — protein sequence MSSEEATAPAKAASDDDGMSWWYRWICKIAAVLGGISCAVMGVWNCVTVHPLNIAAGVWMVLTACVLFICEVPFCCQFVEFANAVADRADRMRPWQKALLYCGMALIPIFLSLTLTTLFGNAIAFATGVLYGLASLGKKGDAVSYARLQHQKQADEEKLAGTTDGTAP from the exons ATGAGCTCAGAGGAGGCCACAGCTCCAGCCAAAGCAGCCAGCGATGACGACGGCATGTCATGGTGGTACCGGTGGATCTGCAAAATTGCTGCTGTCCTGGGTGGCATCT cgtGTGCGGTGATGGGGGTTTGGAACTGTGTGACGGTGCACCCCTTAAATATCGCCGCAGGAGTCTGGATGGT GTTGACGGCGtgtgtgctgtttatctgcGAGGTGCCGTTCTGCTGTCAGTTCGTGGAGTTTGCGAACGCGGTGGCGGACCGGGCGGACCGCATGCGGCCCTGGCAGAAAGCGCTGCTCTACTGTGG gaTGGCCCTCATCCCCATCTTTCTGAGTCTCACCCTGACCACTCTGTTTGGGAACGCCATCGCCTTCGCCACAGGAGTGCTCTACGGACTCGCGTCCCTTGGCAAAAA gggcGATGCGGTCAGCTACGCCCGGCTGCAGCACCAGAAACAGGCTGACGAAGAGAAACTGGCCGGCACGACAGACGGCACAGCCCCATGA